One window of the Pseudomonas lurida genome contains the following:
- a CDS encoding FecR family protein, producing the protein MPDTHQQIEEQAAEWLLRLHDGELNEAQRRAFECWKQQGPHHAAAAARMEAVISSLQALRGKKAPARAALSAAFARPKNRRGKNAVRTLVLACSLAIPATAWLASPYPPQWMADVRNGPGQWQTLQLADGSTLTFNGISAANLHFDGKQRRIELLQGEILVEVAHDRTRPFVVQTPQGTLRALGTRFVVKRDGDVTVLSMLESRVAAHSANGEQTLEVDAGSQARMRSDDVRLTGTVDPSSINEAWRRHQLVVENRPLPEVLDEIARHRAGRVQFDRRALQDLRVSAVIPLDNSDHALQLLAQTLPIHLQAFTPWLIVVSPEPRPNK; encoded by the coding sequence ATGCCGGACACCCACCAGCAGATCGAAGAACAAGCCGCCGAATGGCTGCTGCGCCTGCACGACGGCGAACTGAACGAGGCCCAGCGACGGGCGTTCGAGTGCTGGAAACAGCAAGGCCCGCATCACGCCGCGGCTGCCGCCCGAATGGAAGCGGTCATTTCCAGCCTGCAGGCCTTGCGCGGCAAAAAAGCCCCGGCACGGGCGGCATTGAGCGCCGCGTTTGCGCGGCCCAAAAACCGTCGCGGCAAGAACGCCGTGCGCACACTGGTATTGGCGTGCAGCCTGGCAATTCCTGCAACGGCATGGCTGGCCAGCCCTTACCCGCCACAGTGGATGGCCGACGTGCGCAACGGCCCGGGCCAATGGCAAACCCTGCAACTGGCGGATGGCTCAACGCTGACCTTCAACGGTATCAGCGCGGCAAACCTGCATTTCGATGGCAAGCAGCGCCGCATCGAACTGCTGCAAGGCGAAATCCTGGTGGAGGTGGCCCACGACCGCACGCGGCCGTTTGTCGTGCAGACGCCTCAAGGCACGCTGCGTGCACTGGGCACACGGTTTGTGGTCAAGCGTGACGGTGATGTCACGGTGCTGAGCATGCTCGAGTCCCGCGTGGCCGCCCACAGCGCCAACGGCGAGCAAACGCTGGAAGTCGACGCAGGCTCGCAGGCCAGGATGCGCTCGGATGACGTACGCCTGACCGGCACTGTCGACCCGAGCAGTATCAACGAGGCGTGGCGCCGCCATCAGTTGGTGGTGGAGAACCGGCCGTTACCCGAAGTGCTGGACGAAATCGCCCGGCATCGCGCCGGCCGCGTGCAATTTGATCGGCGCGCGCTGCAAGACCTGCGAGTGTCTGCCGTCATCCCGCTGGACAACAGCGACCATGCCTTGCAACTACTGGCGCAAACGCTACCGATCCACCTGCAGGCCTTTACCCCATGGCTGATCGTGGTAAGCCCGGAGCCACGGCCCAATAAATAA
- a CDS encoding BCCT family transporter: MKYPLRPLVFWPTFLILLAAVIVSYIDLNAFLAVSKQLNNLILKNFSWLFSAGSFAMVVLTAIVYFSALGKVRIGGEDAQPLLSKWRWFMVALCTTLAVGVLFWTTAEPLYHLYGPPTSQPIQAGSSAAKSFAMSTMFLHWTITPYAIYLVPSLVFALVFYNRRSHFSIGAMLEPLLGEARVKRYAGLIDTLAMFALVAGMASSLGTGALTLAGGLAQYIGGETTPFRLAIIIAIIVITFVASAASGLQKGIVMLSSFNTWIMLALGLFVLLCGPTLYMFSLGVESLGVYLDTFFSRSLFTGAASGDTWPHSWTVFYWSVWFAWAPVSALFLGKIGRGYTVREFIHINMFYPALFTAVWICIFSGTSLYFDALGDGSLNRVLNEQGVEHVLYQMFQQLPASGLMIAFLLFVAFISFVTAADSSTDVIANLCSKGVTADSDLDGNPLLKIIWGLIIGSVSWVMVAFVGIDGVKMLSNLGGLPGMILVLLASTSLIFWLKNPALLTVKTVGPATEPEPSGARPVAEFAR, encoded by the coding sequence ATGAAATATCCACTGCGTCCGTTGGTGTTCTGGCCAACTTTCCTGATCCTGCTGGCGGCGGTGATTGTCAGCTACATCGACCTGAATGCATTCCTTGCAGTCAGCAAACAACTGAACAACCTGATCCTGAAAAACTTCTCATGGCTGTTCAGCGCTGGCTCGTTTGCCATGGTGGTACTGACCGCCATCGTCTACTTCTCTGCGCTGGGCAAGGTGCGCATAGGCGGTGAAGACGCCCAGCCGTTGCTGAGCAAATGGCGTTGGTTCATGGTGGCGCTGTGCACCACGCTGGCGGTGGGTGTGCTGTTCTGGACCACGGCTGAACCGCTCTATCACCTGTACGGCCCACCCACCAGCCAGCCCATCCAGGCGGGCAGTTCGGCGGCCAAGAGCTTTGCCATGTCGACGATGTTCCTGCACTGGACCATCACCCCCTACGCCATCTACCTGGTGCCCTCGCTGGTGTTTGCGCTGGTGTTCTATAACCGTCGCAGCCACTTCTCCATCGGCGCCATGCTCGAGCCGCTATTGGGCGAGGCGCGCGTCAAGCGCTACGCGGGGCTGATCGATACCCTGGCGATGTTCGCCCTGGTGGCCGGCATGGCCTCGTCCCTGGGCACGGGCGCGCTGACCCTGGCCGGTGGCCTGGCCCAGTACATCGGTGGGGAAACCACGCCGTTCCGCCTGGCCATCATCATTGCAATCATCGTCATCACCTTTGTCGCGTCGGCCGCCAGCGGTCTGCAGAAAGGTATTGTAATGCTGTCATCGTTCAACACCTGGATCATGCTGGCCCTGGGGTTGTTCGTGCTGCTGTGCGGGCCGACCTTGTACATGTTCAGCCTCGGCGTCGAATCCCTTGGCGTGTACCTTGACACCTTCTTCAGCCGCAGCCTGTTCACCGGCGCTGCCAGCGGCGACACCTGGCCGCATAGCTGGACGGTGTTCTACTGGTCGGTGTGGTTTGCCTGGGCGCCCGTGAGTGCGCTGTTCCTCGGCAAGATCGGCCGTGGTTACACCGTGCGCGAATTCATCCATATCAACATGTTCTACCCGGCGTTGTTCACCGCGGTGTGGATCTGCATTTTCTCCGGCACCAGCCTGTACTTCGATGCGCTGGGTGATGGCAGCCTCAACCGTGTGCTGAACGAGCAGGGTGTGGAGCACGTGCTTTACCAGATGTTCCAGCAATTGCCGGCCAGTGGCCTGATGATCGCGTTCCTGCTGTTCGTGGCGTTCATCTCTTTCGTCACCGCGGCCGACTCCAGCACCGACGTGATTGCCAACCTGTGCAGCAAAGGCGTGACGGCTGATTCCGACCTCGACGGCAACCCGCTGCTGAAGATCATCTGGGGCCTGATCATCGGCTCGGTGTCGTGGGTGATGGTCGCGTTCGTGGGCATCGACGGCGTGAAGATGCTCTCCAACCTCGGTGGCTTGCCGGGAATGATCCTGGTGTTGCTGGCCAGTACCTCACTCATCTTTTGGCTGAAGAACCCGGCGCTGCTCACTGTGAAAACCGTCGGGCCGGCGACTGAGCCCGAGCCGAGTGGCGCCAGGCCCGTCGCGGAATTCGCCCGCTAG
- a CDS encoding TonB-dependent siderophore receptor: MHTPAYPRGRFRLLKSAPLSLALLTATPLHISLALADATSITTRTYDIPAGPLGSSLNRFAQQAGVAIVFQSQELEGRKARGLKGTYTLQDGFDSLLQGSGYRAVRGDQVYALQPAPTTGDGTMELSPTQVSGNQLGNVTEGTGSYTPGTIATSTRLVLTPKETPQSVSVVTRQHMDDFGLNNVDDVMRHTPGITVSAFDTERTNYYARGFSINNFQYDGIPSTARNVAYSAGNTLSDMAIYDRVEVLKGATGLLTGAGSLGATINLVRKKPTADFQGHATLGAGSWDNYRSELDVSGPMTESGNVRGRAVAAYQDKHSFMDHYSRQSPTYYGIMEFDLSPDTLLTVGGDYQDTLPKGSSWSGSFPLINARGDSNSVKRSFNNAADWSSWEQYTRTVFAMLEHDLGNGWVTKLQLDHKINGYHALMGSIQGDQPQPDGTAQLTSGKYTGETVSDSADLYVSGPFSLGGREHELVMGGSISASEWKGKGYWNLSPNIVDFNNWRGHAAIPDWGQAQSLTDDTVRQTGAYVTTRLNLADDLKLLLGGRVVNYQVTGYNPNYRESGRFVPYIGAVYDLNDTYSVYASYTDIFMPQENYNRDRDNKLLEPDEGQNWELGLKADFLDGRVNASAAYFEIHESNRALSDDQYNNQTPIPNNYAYKSSKAVTKGYELEMSGEIAPGWQLQAGYTHKVVRDDKDEKISTFEPEDQVKLFTTYTLKGNLDKLTVGGGVRWQSVGWQDIYNNPRKQYEEFSQDAYWLVDLMTKYQVTQNLSATLNVNNLFDKHYYTNIGFYNSAAYGEPRNFMVTTRWDF, translated from the coding sequence ATGCACACCCCTGCCTACCCGCGCGGACGCTTTCGGCTACTGAAAAGCGCGCCGCTGTCCCTGGCGCTGCTCACTGCCACCCCATTGCACATCAGCCTGGCCCTGGCAGACGCCACCAGCATCACCACCCGGACCTACGACATTCCAGCCGGGCCGCTGGGCAGCTCGCTCAACCGCTTTGCCCAGCAGGCAGGCGTGGCCATCGTGTTCCAGTCCCAGGAACTGGAAGGCCGCAAAGCACGAGGTTTGAAAGGCACCTACACACTCCAGGACGGTTTCGACAGCTTGCTGCAGGGCAGCGGCTACCGCGCGGTAAGAGGCGATCAGGTCTATGCGCTGCAACCTGCCCCCACCACCGGCGACGGCACCATGGAGCTAAGCCCGACCCAGGTCAGCGGTAACCAGCTCGGTAACGTCACCGAAGGCACCGGCTCCTATACGCCCGGCACAATCGCGACCTCGACCCGGCTGGTGCTGACGCCCAAGGAAACCCCGCAGTCAGTCTCGGTGGTCACCCGCCAGCACATGGATGATTTCGGCCTGAACAACGTCGACGACGTGATGCGCCACACACCCGGCATCACCGTTTCAGCCTTCGACACCGAGCGTACCAACTACTATGCCCGGGGCTTTTCCATCAACAACTTCCAGTACGACGGCATCCCGTCCACGGCGCGCAACGTCGCCTATTCGGCGGGCAACACCCTGAGCGACATGGCGATCTACGACCGTGTCGAAGTGCTCAAGGGTGCCACTGGCCTGCTCACCGGTGCCGGCTCGTTGGGCGCGACGATCAACCTGGTGCGCAAGAAGCCCACCGCAGACTTCCAGGGGCACGCGACCCTCGGTGCCGGCTCCTGGGACAACTACCGCAGCGAGCTGGATGTCAGCGGCCCGATGACCGAAAGCGGCAACGTCCGTGGCCGGGCCGTGGCGGCCTACCAGGACAAGCATTCCTTCATGGATCACTACTCGCGCCAGAGCCCGACCTACTACGGCATCATGGAGTTCGACCTGTCACCCGATACCCTGCTGACCGTAGGCGGCGACTATCAGGACACCTTGCCAAAAGGCTCTTCATGGTCGGGCAGTTTCCCGCTGATCAACGCCCGAGGCGACAGCAATAGCGTCAAGCGCTCATTCAACAACGCTGCCGACTGGAGCAGTTGGGAGCAATACACCCGCACCGTATTTGCCATGCTCGAACACGACCTGGGCAATGGCTGGGTGACCAAGCTGCAACTGGATCACAAAATCAACGGCTACCACGCCTTGATGGGCTCGATCCAGGGCGACCAGCCGCAACCGGACGGCACCGCGCAACTCACCTCCGGCAAGTACACCGGGGAAACCGTCAGCGATTCCGCCGACCTGTACGTGAGCGGCCCATTCAGCCTGGGCGGTCGCGAACATGAACTGGTGATGGGCGGCTCCATCAGCGCCTCGGAATGGAAAGGCAAAGGCTATTGGAACCTCTCCCCGAATATCGTCGACTTCAACAACTGGCGCGGCCACGCCGCGATACCCGACTGGGGCCAGGCGCAATCGCTGACCGATGACACCGTGCGCCAGACAGGCGCCTATGTGACCACGCGCCTGAACCTCGCCGACGACCTCAAGCTGCTGCTGGGTGGCCGCGTGGTCAACTACCAGGTGACGGGCTACAACCCCAACTACCGTGAGTCCGGGCGTTTCGTCCCTTACATCGGTGCCGTGTACGACCTCAACGACACGTACTCGGTGTACGCCAGCTACACCGACATCTTCATGCCGCAGGAGAATTACAACCGCGACCGCGACAACAAGCTGCTTGAGCCGGATGAAGGCCAGAACTGGGAGCTGGGCCTGAAAGCCGACTTCCTCGACGGTCGGGTCAACGCGAGCGCAGCCTACTTCGAAATCCATGAATCCAATCGCGCACTGTCGGATGACCAGTACAACAACCAGACGCCCATCCCGAACAACTACGCCTACAAGAGCAGCAAGGCCGTCACCAAGGGTTACGAGCTGGAAATGTCCGGCGAGATCGCGCCTGGCTGGCAACTCCAGGCCGGCTACACCCACAAGGTGGTGCGCGACGACAAGGACGAGAAGATCTCCACCTTCGAACCTGAAGACCAGGTCAAGCTGTTCACCACCTACACACTCAAGGGCAACCTGGACAAGTTGACCGTCGGCGGTGGTGTGCGCTGGCAGAGCGTGGGCTGGCAGGACATCTACAACAACCCGCGCAAGCAATACGAAGAGTTCTCCCAGGACGCCTATTGGCTGGTGGACCTGATGACCAAGTATCAGGTCACCCAGAACCTGTCGGCCACGCTGAACGTCAACAACCTGTTCGACAAGCACTACTACACCAACATCGGCTTCTATAACTCCGCCGCTTACGGCGAGCCGCGCAACTTCATGGTGACCACTCGCTGGGATTTCTAG
- a CDS encoding sigma-70 family RNA polymerase sigma factor, whose amino-acid sequence MPVGEPPFQREITQLYSEHHGWLLTWLRRKLGCRHNAADLAQDTFARILNARESVAGIREPRAYLSTTARRLLIDQARRKQIEQAYLQALALTVDALEGFQSPEQIHTTLEALEQIAFILEGMHEYSRQAFVLYYLEEMTQQQIARQLNLSERTVRKYLIQALMHCGHSMDT is encoded by the coding sequence ATGCCTGTGGGTGAACCGCCATTTCAACGGGAAATTACCCAGCTCTACAGCGAGCATCATGGCTGGCTGCTCACCTGGCTGCGACGCAAACTGGGCTGCCGACACAATGCTGCCGACCTGGCGCAGGATACGTTTGCACGCATCCTGAATGCGCGCGAATCCGTCGCCGGCATCCGCGAACCCCGAGCGTATTTGAGCACCACGGCCAGGCGCCTGCTCATCGACCAGGCGCGGCGCAAGCAGATAGAACAGGCTTACCTGCAGGCATTGGCCCTCACGGTTGACGCACTCGAGGGGTTTCAGTCCCCGGAGCAGATCCACACCACCCTCGAGGCCCTCGAACAGATCGCGTTTATCCTGGAAGGCATGCACGAGTATTCACGCCAGGCCTTCGTGCTGTATTACCTCGAAGAAATGACCCAACAGCAAATCGCCCGGCAACTCAACCTGTCGGAACGCACCGTGCGCAAATACCTGATCCAGGCGCTCATGCACTGCGGCCACAGTATGGACACTTGA